The genomic window GCTGAATACGCTGGCGATACGATTGCGTGTGGCACCCAGTGTTTTGAGTACAACAACCTCGCGGATGCGCCGAAAGCGCGTGCTGGCCACACTCGATGCCAAAATTACCGCGCCGGTCAGGATCGAAAATCCGGCAAGAAAACGGATCACAATCGTAATCTGGTGAATCACGCTCTGCACAGTTTCCAGAATGTCGGCCACATTGATGGTGGTTACCGTAGGGTAAGCGGCAAACAAGGCCCGCTCAAGCGGCGCAATCTGCCCGGGCTGCACATGCACCGTTGCGTACCACACCACGGGCAGTCCCTGCAGCGGTCCGGACGGAAGAATGAATTCGCTGCGTGCAAAGGCATGCTCTCCTTCAGGCTTATAAATGGCCGCTACATGTGTGCGGACCTGCTTTTCACCGGCCTGAAAAACCACCTCGGAACCCAGATGTAGATGAAATCGTCTTGCCACACGGTCTACTACAGCAAGCCCATCTGCGTCGCTGCCCTGCCACCACCTGCCCGCAACAACTTTTACCCCTTCCGGCGATCTGTCTGACCAGGTTACCGGGACCGAGGACAACATCCGACGCGGATAGTTTTTCAGTTTCAGATCTGCCACTCCGGCCCCATCAACGTCTGTAATGCGAGCAGTCACAATGGGGATGGTCTCCACTTTCCCTGTAACTCCCGGCTGATGGGCAAGCAGTCCCTCTACACCAGCAAGCTCACTTTGTCCGATATCAATGAGGAAAATGTTGGGTGCGCTGGAGCTTGAATCGGAATTCAGCCGATTAAGAATCGCGTGTTGCATGAGAAACACGCTCAAAATGAGCATGACACCAACACCAAGTGCCGCCAGGACCGCGGCGGACTGGTTTCCGGGTCGATAAAGATTCGCCAGGCCCTGCCGCAGCACTGAATGCAGATGAAGCCTTGTCCGGTCAAGAAATGCCCGCAGGACCCGCAACGTAAAGGCAGCAAGCGCCAGCAACACAATCAGGACGGAGGCCAGCGCCGCGGTAAACCATCTTCCGACAATCATGGAGTCGGCCAGACCCGCGGCGATGGCACCCAGTGCGAGAAGCACGACGATCGAAGAGATCCATCGCGCCTTGTTTTCTTTGAGCCTCGCCGCCCATCCTTGTTTCTCCGCCGATTCCTCCACCGTCTTGCGCAGAACAACATTGGGCCGGACCTTCCGCACATCCAGCAGCGGAGGCAGACAAAACAGAAGTGTCGTCAGGGTCCCAGTACCAAATGCAGCCACCACAGAACGCAACGGCAATCGCAGCGGCGGATGGATCGGCAGCAACCGGCCAAAAAGCGACGGAAGCGCCCACTCCACTCCCACCCCCAAAGCAATGCCGAGCACGGAACCAGCAACGCCCAGCAGCAGGGTCTGAAAAAGATAGATCTGCAGAATGTCCCCGGATCGCGCGCCGATGGACTTCATGATGGCAAGCGTGTCCATGCGCTGCTGTAAATGGGCGCGCATCGCCATCGCCACACCAATGGCGCCCAACACCATCGCCACCAGACAAATCAGACTTAACAAGCCTGTTGCTCGGTCAAGCCCTTCGGAAATCGCCGGACTGGTCTCACGAAAGTCAGAGACCTGCGCATCGGGCAGGACCTTTTCAATCGCTTTGCGGAGATCTTCTACCTTTCCGCTCTGTGGACCGAGCTTGAAAAGATAGCGTTCCGTGGCGCGGCTTCCCGCTTGCAGCAATCCGGTCCTGTCGAGGGCTGCGCGTGTCATCATTACGCGCGGTCCCATGCCCACTCCGGCCGTTAAACGGTCCGGCTCTTTCTGGATGACAGCAGCAATGCGGAAAAACTGCCCGCCAATCCGGAGCTGGTCCCCAACATGCGCCTGGAGCCGGACAAGCAAATTGTCGTCGACAACTACAGTCGAGTCTGTAAGAAAGGTCCGCAGATCGCCCGCCGGAGAAAGCACGACATTTCCATAAAACGGGTACTCCGTAGGGTCTACCACTTTGAGCGATACCAGTAAGGGCACCAGGTCCCCCTGCCGCGAAGCCATCGAGACCATCTCCGTGACCCATGTGCGCTGAACGGGCATTGCATTCAGCTCCGCGTTTTCCTGTGGAGTCAGAATACGGAACATGCGCGCCGAAAGGTCCGCTGCCATGATGCTGCGCGCCTGGTTAAGTAGCGCCTTCTGGAAGGACTCGCTGAACCCGCGCACGCCCGTCAGGGCTGCCACGCCAAGGGCGACGGAAAGCACCACAAAGACAAATTTCGTTCGCGAGGCGTGCAGCTCCCGCCAGGCAATCTTGGCCGCAGTCGTCCAGCCGAGAGCGGGTTTTTGCTTAGTTTCCATTGGATTCATCCGCGATAATGCGTCCGTCCTTCATCACAATGCGCCGGTCGGCGCGGCCGGCAATCTGTGCATCGTGCGTCACCATGACCAGCGTGGTCCCGGCCTCGCGCTGGCGCTCCATCAACAAATCAAGCACATGCTGCCCGTTTTTTGAGTCAAGATTTCCCGTCGGTTCGTCTGCCATGACGATTGGCGGCGCAAGAACAAAGGCACGGGCCAAGGCCACCCGCTGCTGCTCTCCACCGGAAAGCTGGACCGGGTAATGATGCAGACGGTCGGCCAGACCTACCGTTTCTAGCAAGGAAACCGCCCTCTGCCTACCATCGCCATTCGCATTGAGCTCGTAGGGTAGCAGCACGTTTTCAAGCGCAGTCAGTGTAGGAATCAGTTGATAGGACTGGAAGACAAACCCAATCTTCTTCCCGCGCACCTGCGCCAGTTTATCTTCCGGCAGATGGCTGATTTCGCTCCCGTCAATCAACACCTGTCCCCCTGTGGGAGCATCCAGTCCAGCCATCAGCCCCAGCAGCGTGCTCTTGCCGCTGCCGGAGGCACCCATAATCGCCAGAAATTGTCCCTGCGGCACGGTAAGGTCAATTCCCTTCAGAATCTCTACCACCCGTGGACCGTTGCGGATGGTCTTGGTTAATCCTCGGACTTCAATCATGCAAAAACACCTGGCTGCATACAATATGGATGTGAAGCGACGGCATTTTCTCCTCTTTCTTTTTACGCTGTTCCTCGGAACCGCGTTCCATCATGGGTGGGCCGCTTCTGCTCCGGTGATTGCCTGCTTTGGAAACTCGCTGACCGCAGGATACGGCGTCAGCCCTGGCCACAGCTATCCCGACGAGTTACAGAAGCTCCTTGATGCACGTGGATATCACTACCGCGTCGCGAACCTGGGCGTCAGCGGCAATACTTCAAAAGACGGAACAGACCGCTTGAAAGACGTGCTTGCGCTGCGTCCTCAGATTGTCATACTGGAATTTGGCGGAAACGACGGCCTGCGTGGTCTGCCCCTGAACGCAACGAAGCAGAACCTCGAAGCCATGATCGCGGCATTGCAGAAGGCCGGCGTCAAGGTCGTGCTGGCTGGCATTACCCTGCCCCCAAATTACGGGCCGGATTACATTCAGCAGTTCAACAACATCTATACATCGCTGGCAAAGAAATACCGCACACCGCTGATTCCCTTTCTGCTGCAAAGCGTGTATGGGGTTCCCGGATCCATGCAGGAGGACGGGATTCACCCCACCGCTCAGGGGTGCAGACAAGTGGCGCTGAATGTATTTCAGGCACTACGCCCCCTGCTCAACAAGTAGCCAGCAGGCTTGTCCTGCTCATGGGACTTCACCCTCACACTTCAGCCCTTTGTGCCAGCAGCACTTTGGCCGTTGTCACCACCTGGCCCACATGGCGCTGGGTGTGGTCGGCCACATGCACCAGCAGTCCACCCACCGTCGTAGGAAGCTGTTTCTTCCCCACAAAGCGCGGCTGCCCCAGATCGCCGGCACCCAACACCCGCACACGCCGGGCCGCATTTTCCAGGCCTCTGTCAAATTCGGCAAACAGAGCCTCCCGGCTTGTCCCGACATCCATTTCCGTCTTCAGAGCAGCAATCTGATCGCTGGAGAGCTGCTCCCCTTCGGCATAGGTCAACAGCCGGTCACAGCTCCGCACAATATGTTTCAGATGAAACGCAATCGAAGGCAACTCCAGCGGGCGCATATCCATCTCTTCATCGGCCAGCGGACCACACCACCGCTGCACATCTTCTTTTGCTAACTCCAGGGCGTGTAAAACCGCCCGGGCCACAGGTAGAACATCGGTCAATGTGCCGCGCAGCCACGGTTCTGGCTGCTGCGCTGGGGCCACTTTTACTGACTCCATCATCAAAGCCCTTTCTTCTGCCGGAATTCGCGCACCACCTCTGCCGGATCACGATGTTCCGCATCCACGGCCTCATTCATGGCGCGCATTTCGTCTACGGATATTTTATTTGCCAGCTCCGCCAGTGCGCCGCGCAGCGCAGGCCAGCGCCGCAGCGCATCTTCTCGCACGAGCGGAACGGCCTGATAGGGCGGAAACGCATGCTGATCATCTTCCAGGACCTTCAGGCCAAACTCGGCAATCTGGCCATCGGTTGAATTGGCGGCAATCATGTCCACTTGATGGGCATTCAGTGCGCGATACAACAGACCGAGGTCCATCGTGCGCGGTGGCCCTTTAAAATGCAGCCCGTAGCTCTTGCTCAGCACAGAAAGTCCATCCGGGCGCTGCTCAAATTCATAACCCACTCCCAGACGCCATTCCGGAGCATATTTTGCCGCTTCGCTTAACGTGTTCAAATGCAGCCGCTGCGCATCGTCTCCACGAATGACCATGGCGAACGTATTCTCGAACCCCAGCGACGGCATGACGGAAATCTGATACCGTTGCTGATACAAATTTTGCACGGCATGGAAGACTGCCTGCGGATTTCGGCTTGCCGGCTGCCTGAGGATCGCGGTAAGCGCGGTACCGGTGTATTCTACGTATGCGTCAATGCGCCCGGAAATCAGGGCCTGATGACAGATGTAACTGCCGGCAAGATAAAAACGGCGCTCCACCTTGATTCCGGTGCTGGCTTCAATGTGTTGGGCCAGCAGCTCACCCAGAACCACCTGCTCTGTAAAGTTTTTGGCTCCGATGACCAGGTGGTCTGCATGTGGCGGAGAACAACTTGTGCATAGAAAAGCCACAATTAAACATGCACAGAGTGTGCAGGCACATTTCCAAGAGCCGGGTTTCAGATTGCTGAAAAAGAAGGAGGAAATTTTCCGGCACACTGCCTGCTTATGGCCCCGGCTGCTCCATGCATTCGTACCGCGAAAAAGCGGAAGTTTCGCCAGACGCTTCCCCTTCATGGATGTCTCATTCCCGGCACCCGGACCCGGCGCTCCACCAGCCCCAGCAGCCCATCGGCGCCCAAAGCCAGCAGCGCAGCAGGAATGGCCCCGGCGAGGACCAGCCTGTTGTCCACCGAAGCGACGCCGCGAAAGATCAACTCACCCAGCCCGCCTGCACCCACCGCGGCAGCAATTGTCGCGATTCCAACGCAGGTCACCGTGGCCGTGCGCAGTCCGGCAAGAATCACCCCGGCGGCAAGCGGTAGCTCGACTTTCATGAGCACTTGCCTCTCCGTCATACCCAGGGCGCGCGCCACGTCTGTGATGGTTGCATCAATCCCTCGAATTCCCGCATAGGTATTGCGAATGATTGGCAGCAGCGCATATCCGGTAAGTGCAACAATCGCAATCCGTGCAGCCCGCTCGCCCAGCCACGGCAGTGGAAGTAAGAAGCCGAACATCGCGAGGCTGGGGACGGTCTGAATCACATTTACGAAGCTGATGACAGGTTTCGCCCATCGCTCATGCCGGGTCAGCCAGATTCCCGCGGGGATGCCGATGAACGATGCAAACAGCATTGCAGCGCCCGTCAGCCACAGATGCTCCAGCGTCAGCTCGCGGACCTCGATGCCATACTGCGCAAGAAAACCGCTCACGGCATCACTCCACGATGGATTGCTTGCACATATGCGCGTACAGCCGGCACCTCAGACCTCGGAAATTCCTCAGCCGGCAGATCAACCACCATGCGCCCCTCTTCCAGCAACACAATGCGCGATGCCAGATACAGCGCCTCGTCCAGATCGTGGGTCACCAGCAGCACGGTCTTTTTCAGGCGCTGGAGCAGGCCGCGCAACATCTGCTGCATCTCTGCGCGCGTCAGCGGGTCAAGCGCACCAAATGGCTCGTCCATCAGTAGAATCTGCGGATCGGCAGCCAGGGCGCGGGCCAGACCGACACGCTGCCGTTGTCCTCCCGAAAGCTCGTGCGGCCAGCGCTGCGCAAATCTCTGCGGGTCCAGACCCACCAGCTTCAGCAATTCATGGATCCGACCTTTGTCCACGCAGCCTCCGTTTAACTCAGGCACAAGGCCGGCATTTCGCTCGACCGTGAAGTGTGGAAACAGGCCTGTCTCCTGGATGACATACCCGGTCCTGCGCCGCAGCCGCACTTGGTCCTGCGTAGAAACATCCTTCCCGTGGACAAAAACGCTGCCGCTCGTAGGCCGCGCCATGCGGTTTACCATGCGCAACAACGTCGTCTTTCCGGACCCGCTGCGGCCCAGGATGGCCACCGTGGTCCCTTCCTCAATCCTCAGGCAGAGGCCATCGAGCAGCCTTCGTCCATCTCGTGTTGCGAGCGTGACATCGCGGAATTCAATAGCGGATGACATTGGAAATAGGAAAGCCGGACATTGCTGCCCGGCTTCTTGCTTGTTTCGCTGCCTAAGAATGGCTTTCGTCTCCCGGAGCGCTTTCTCCGGAAGACCCAGCCGGGGGTTGTACCGGCGGCGCTCCCTTGACGCGCACCACAGTAATTTTTGAAAAACCCTCTTTAAAAGAGGGCGGACGCAGCCGCTCAGCCATCTTTTTCATCACCTCGTCGCTGACAACACGTTCGCGGCGGCGGTTCCGTTCCATACAGACTTCAAAGGGTACATCAAAGAACACCGCCTGGACATCGTAGCCAAAGCTCTTGGCCATCTTGATCCACTGCCTCCGTTCATGGGGAGACAGGTTGGTGGCGTCCACATAATTCCACGGCATCTTGGCAATCAGCCTGGCGCGCAGCAGCGAACGCAGAGTGGAAAAGACCAGGCCCTGATAACGCTGCTCAGTGATGTCGTCAAAAAGAATTGTCCGCAGCAGATCACTCGACAACGGAGTCACGCCGCGCCGCTTGAACCACGTTGTTTTGCCAGAACCGGGGAGCCCAATGGCCAGAACAACATATCCTCGGGGGCTGCGCTGCGGCGTCGCCTGGGGCTCTGGCGGAGGAGTCGATGGTGACTCGGGCTGGGTCTCCACCTCAAATTTACCCGTTGCCTCCTGGGCTGGCTCCGGCAGGATCTCGGCCGCTGGCGCTCCGGCCGCCTCCACCGGAGTGGCCGTTTCTTCTGCCTTTTCTTGCACATGCTGCACCTGGTCCCCATAGCTTGGCTGCAATGGCGGAGGCTGGTTGGCTGGCAGTTCCTGCCCGATTTTTCCTGTGGACTCGGAGGTGTTCGGTCCACGCTTCAGACGTCTTCTCATGCGTTCGCGCATCCATTCGCGCATGATGTGGATGTACCACAGCCAACGCCATCAGAGCAAACATCCGGCAAAAATCGGGGGAAATTGCAAAATAAATTTTCCTGATTCGCCCCAAAGGCTTTCTTGATATTGACGACAGTGCTAGCATCATTATTGAGTGGCGCTCCGGCGGCGGCCCATCATCACTCTCTGGATCAGCCCTCAAGACTTAAACCTTTCAGCGAAAAACCTCTTAAGGAGAACTTTTTAAATGGCAGTTAAGGTTGGCATCAACGGTTTTGGCCGTATTGGACGCAATGTATTTCGTGCCTCCCTCGGCAATCCGGACATCGAAGTGGTCGCAGTCAATGACCTAACCAGCCCCGCAACTCTCGCCCATCTGCTGAAGTATGACTCCATCCTGGGTAACGTACAAAACGAAATCAGCGCTGGAGAAGACTTCATCTCCGTGGACGGCAAGAAGATCAAGGTCTTCGCGGAAAAAGATCCTGCAAAGCTGCCCTGGGACTCGGTCGGCGCTCAGATCGTCGTAGAATCAACGGGGCGTTTTACCGACGCCAATGCGGCCAAGGCCCATCTGCAAGGTTCCGTCAAAAAGGTCATCATCTCTGCTCCTGCAACCAATGAGGACATCACGATCGTCCTGGGCGTGAACGACGACAAGTATGATCCGGCCAAGCACAACATCATCTCGAATGCTTCCTGCACCACAAACTGCCTTGCTCCCGTGGTCAAGGTGCTGCACGAGAACTTCGGCATCATTTCCGGCATCATGACCACCGTGCACAGCTATACCAATGACCAGGTCGTCCTCGATTTCCCGCATAAAGACCTGCGCCGCGCCCGTGCCGCTGCCCTCAACATCATTCCCAGCTCCACCGGCGCCGCCAAGGCCCTCAAGCTGGTCATTCCGGAGATGGCCGGAAAGCTCGATGGCTTCGCCCTGCGTGTGCCCACACCCAATGTCTCCGTCGTGGACCTGACCTTTATCTCAGAAAAGGCCGCAACTGTGCAGTCAGTCAATGAGGCACTCAAGAAGGCTGCCGAAGGGCCGCTGAAGGGCATCCTCGGTTATGAGGCCGGCGAGTTGGTCTCCAGCGACTTTAAAGGCGATCCCCGCTCTTCCATCGTGGATGCACCCCTGACCAAAGTCATCGGGAACTCAGTAAAGGTCATTAGCTGGTACGACAATGAATGGGGCTACTCCAACCGCGTTCGCGACCTCATTCTGTATATTGCGAAAAAAGGTCTGTAATCCATCATCGTAGTTGCCCTTCCGGGCGTAGCCAGGGACCTGCTTCTTCAAGGCAGGAGCAGGTCTCTGGACCCCGCGCTTCTTAGCGCTCCGCCCAGGATGACAATACAATTCTTACTATCCAGGAGCCACCCCGATGCGCCAGAACATCTCAGGTTCCTCGCCTTATGAGCCAATCATTGGCTTCTCCCGTGCTGTGCGTGTCGGCAATCGCGTCTATGTGTCCGGCACCGCCCCCGTCGGCGCGGAAAGTGCTGAACCTGCCGCCCAGACCCGCCAGTGCCTCTCCCTGATTCAGAATGCGCTTGAAAAGGCCGAAGCAAAGCTTGAAGATGTCGTCCGCACGCGCATCTATCTTACTCATGCTGAGGACTGGGAAAGCATCGGCCGCGCGCATGGCGAATTCTTTGGTAACATCCGCCCGGCAGCAACCATGGTCGTTGTGGCAAAACTTCTAAACCCATCATGGCGTGTTGAAATCGAAGCCGACGCCATCATCTCCAATTCAGAAATCCAGTGAGTCTATCTATGTCGAAACTCTCTATCCGCGATCTCGATCTTCAGCACAAGCACGTTTTCATGCGTGTTGACTTTAACGTCCCACTCACCGAAGACGGCAGCGAAATTACTGACGATACCCGCATTCGCGAGACACTGCCCACCATTGAATACGCGCTGCGTCATAAGGCAAAGCTGATTCTTGCCTCCCACCTTGGTCGCCCCAAAGGCAAGCCAAATCCCAAATACAGCCTGCGGCCTGTGGTTGACAGGCTGCGCGTCCTGCTAGACCACCAGCTGGGAGAAAGCGTCAATGTTGCCTTCTCGCCGGACTGCGTAGGTGATGTAGCCAGGGAGCTGGCACGGCAGCTCGAATCAGGCCAGGTGCTGCTGCTTGAAAACCTGCGCTTCCACGCCGAAGAAGAGGCCAATGACCCCGGCTTCGCCAAGCAGCTTGCTTCACTCTGTGAAATCTATGTGAATGATGCCTTTGGCAGCGCCCATCGTGCACACGCCTCAACCGAAGGAATCACTCACTTTGTGAGCAAGTCTGCTGCCGGCCTGCTGATGGAAAAGGAGCTCCAGTACCTGGGCAAGGCCCTCTCTGAGCCGGCACGGCCTTTCGTCGCCATTCTTGGCGGCGCCAAGGTATCCGACAAAATTAAGGTCATTGATAATCTTCTCGGCAAAGTGGATTCTCTCCTCATCGGCGGCGGCATGGCCTACACCTTCCTCAAAGCCAGAGGGCAGGACGTCGGCAAGTCCCTTGTCGAGGCCGACAAGCTGGACATTGCCAAAGACGCCCTGAAGAAGGCTGAAGAAAAGGGCGTCCGCTTCCTGCTGCCCGTGGACCACGTCCTGGCTGACAAGTTCGCACCCGACGCCAAGACCCAAACCTTTGCCGGAGATGCAGCTTTCCCAGCGGACTGGATGGCCCTTGACATCGGCCCCAAAACGGTCGAGCTCTTCAGCCAAGAGATCGCCGAGGCCCGCACCCTGGTCTGGAACGGCCCCATGGGCGTCTTTGAAATGCCGGCATTTGCCAAAGGGACCACTCAGGTGGCCAAGGCCGTGGCCAAAAACAGTGAGGCCATCTCCATCGTCGGCGGAGGTGATTCGGTAGCCGCTGTAAAACAGGCCGGCGTGGCTGATCAGATTACGCACATCTCCACCGGCGGCGGCGCATCCCTTGAGTTTCTGGAAGGCAAAAAATTGCCTGGCGTCGAAGCCTTGACGGAAAAATAAATGGCTGAAACTGCGCGGCCCCACCGCGCAGTTCATTTCAACTAGAAAGAAAAGACAAATGCGCAAACCTCTCATTGCAGCCAATTGGAAGATGTATAAGACCCCGGCCCAGGCCGCGGAATATGTGCAGACCTTTCTCCCACTTGTTGCCGGGCACAACCGCGACGAGATCGTCCTCTGTCCATCGGACACCTCTCTGAGCACCGTCATTCCTGCCGTTGCCGGATCCAACATCGCCGTTGGCGGTCAGAACATGCACTTTGCTGATGAAGGCGCCTACACCGGAGAAACCTCGCCCGTGATGCTGAAAGCCATCGGTGCGACCCACGTCATCATCGGCCACTCCGAACGCCGTCAGTACTTCAACGAGACCGACGAGACCGTCAACAAAAAGCTCATCACCGCCCTCAAGCATACGATCGTACCCATTGTCTGCATCGGGGAGGTCCTCGCCGAACGCGAAGCTGGACAGACCGATGATGTCCTGCGCCGCCAGGTATCGCTGGCTCTGGCGGGAATCAAGCCAGAAGAGGCGCAGCCCATCGTCATCGCCTATGAGCCAGTCTGGGCCATCGGGACCGGAAAGACCGCCACCCCGGAGATCGCCGCCGAGGCACACCTTACCATTCGCAGCGAAATTGCCCGCATTCTGGGCCGCGAAGTTGCCGATGGTATCCGCATCCTCTACGGCGGCAGCGTCAAGCCGGAGAATGCCTCCTCGCTGCTCAACCAGCCTGAAATTGATGGCGCACTCGTCGGCGGGGCGAGCCTTGATCCCCAATCTTTTGCAAAAATTGTGAAGTATTGACTCGCTTTCCCGCCTGAAAAAGGACGCCGCTTATCCGGAGGATGACCGAAGTGAAGCTGCAAGTTGGTGGAATTCTGTTTGATATGGACGGCGTCCTGGTCAGCTCCCTGGGTTCTGTCGAAAGGAGCTGGCGCAAGTGGGCAGAGAAGCGCGGTGTGGACCCGTCCTTGGCCATCAGGACGGCTCACGGACGCCGTGCGATTGAAACGGTGCGCCTGCTGCGTCCCGATCTCAATGACATCGAGGAGCTTCGACTGATTGAACAGATCGAAGTCGAGGACAAAGAAGACATCGAGGTCCTTAAAGGCGTCTGCCGCATCCTCGATGTCTTACCCCCATCGTCCTGGACCATCGTCACCTCGGCCACGGACAGGCTGGCCCGCGTGCGTCTTCGCCAGGCTGGCGTCCCCATTCCGGAGCGCATCGTCACCGGAGATACAGTGACTCATGGCAAGCCCAGCCCAGAACCTTATCTCAGAGGCGCTGCCCTGCTCGGGAAAAAACCGGAAGAGTGCCTCGTAATTGAAGACTCGGCCTCAGGAGCAAAAGCAGGTCACGCTGCCGGGTGCAAAGTGCTCGCCACCCTCTTTTCCCACACCGTTGAAGACCTGAAAGATGCAGACTGGATCGTCGAGTCCCTCGATCCTGTGCAGGTGCGCGTGCAGGAGCAAATCATAGAACTTGAATTTGATCCGCTCTTCCAGAAGCAGAACTGATGTGCCCTTGCAAGTTCCCTGCCCCAAGGCCAGAAGCAGACATTTGGTACCAGTAAAACCGCTACATGACGATTCTTTTTTCCTGGTGCCACCGTACCTACCAGCATGGCTCCCGGCCTCCCCACGGAAACAACGAACGCACTCAGGCCACCTGCTCGGTCTTCGAAGTCACAGGTTGAGGGGGCGCCTTTGCATTCCTTCCTGCCGGCACTACAATTCAGTCGTGTTTGACTCGCGCTCCAGCATCGTTGATAGGATCTGCACCATCGCCGCAGAGGAGTTCCCCTGCTCTGTTGTGTTCGATGCAGCCGCATTGCCCTTGGTACGCTTTCGGATTCTCAATCAGAACGGTAGGGTGTGGTCGAGGGAATATCTGACATTTACGGCGAGGAAGCTGGAAGCGTTAACTCAAGCGGACCTTCGCGCCATTGTCCCAGGCGCTGTGGGCTTTCTAGGTGACGCGGCATTCCACATTTGAGTGCGTGCCCGGCGGACTGATAATTGAAGTTGAAGGTCACAGTCATGAACGTCGATGCTGAAATCCTCTCGCGTGCGGAAGGTTGTCTCCTCGGGCAGATTGCTGGCGATTCCCTCGGAAGCCTTGTTGAGTTCCAGT from Pseudacidobacterium ailaaui includes these protein-coding regions:
- a CDS encoding RidA family protein; protein product: MRQNISGSSPYEPIIGFSRAVRVGNRVYVSGTAPVGAESAEPAAQTRQCLSLIQNALEKAEAKLEDVVRTRIYLTHAEDWESIGRAHGEFFGNIRPAATMVVVAKLLNPSWRVEIEADAIISNSEIQ
- a CDS encoding phosphoglycerate kinase — its product is MSKLSIRDLDLQHKHVFMRVDFNVPLTEDGSEITDDTRIRETLPTIEYALRHKAKLILASHLGRPKGKPNPKYSLRPVVDRLRVLLDHQLGESVNVAFSPDCVGDVARELARQLESGQVLLLENLRFHAEEEANDPGFAKQLASLCEIYVNDAFGSAHRAHASTEGITHFVSKSAAGLLMEKELQYLGKALSEPARPFVAILGGAKVSDKIKVIDNLLGKVDSLLIGGGMAYTFLKARGQDVGKSLVEADKLDIAKDALKKAEEKGVRFLLPVDHVLADKFAPDAKTQTFAGDAAFPADWMALDIGPKTVELFSQEIAEARTLVWNGPMGVFEMPAFAKGTTQVAKAVAKNSEAISIVGGGDSVAAVKQAGVADQITHISTGGGASLEFLEGKKLPGVEALTEK
- the tpiA gene encoding triose-phosphate isomerase: MRKPLIAANWKMYKTPAQAAEYVQTFLPLVAGHNRDEIVLCPSDTSLSTVIPAVAGSNIAVGGQNMHFADEGAYTGETSPVMLKAIGATHVIIGHSERRQYFNETDETVNKKLITALKHTIVPIVCIGEVLAEREAGQTDDVLRRQVSLALAGIKPEEAQPIVIAYEPVWAIGTGKTATPEIAAEAHLTIRSEIARILGREVADGIRILYGGSVKPENASSLLNQPEIDGALVGGASLDPQSFAKIVKY
- a CDS encoding HAD-IA family hydrolase, encoding MKLQVGGILFDMDGVLVSSLGSVERSWRKWAEKRGVDPSLAIRTAHGRRAIETVRLLRPDLNDIEELRLIEQIEVEDKEDIEVLKGVCRILDVLPPSSWTIVTSATDRLARVRLRQAGVPIPERIVTGDTVTHGKPSPEPYLRGAALLGKKPEECLVIEDSASGAKAGHAAGCKVLATLFSHTVEDLKDADWIVESLDPVQVRVQEQIIELEFDPLFQKQN